The genomic DNA CAGGCGCTTGAGCCCGAGCGAACGCAGCGTGTCGCGGTGGTTCTGCTTGCTGCCGATGTACGACTTCGTCTGCGTGATCTTCAGGCGGGCCATTACGCACCCACCCCGGCACGCGCACGCAGCAGGGCCGCGGGGGCGACGTCCTCGAGCGGCAGACCGCGGCGGGCCGCGATCTCCTCGGGGCGCTGCAGGCCCTTCAGGGCCTCCACGGTCGCGTGCACGATGTTGATCGCGTTGTCGGAGCCGAGCGACTTCGACAGGATGTCGTGGACGCCGGCGCACTCGAGCACGGCGCGCACCGGGCCACCGGCGATGACGCCGGTACCGGGGGAAGCCGGCTTGAGCAGGACGACGCCCGCGGCCTTCTCGCCCTGGATCGGGTGCGGGATGGTGCCCTGGATGCGGGGGACCTTGAAGAAGTGCTTCTTGGCCTCCTCCACACCCTTGGCGATGGCGGCCGGCACCTCCTTGGCCTTGCCGTAACCGACGCCCACGGTGCCGTCACCGTCGCCCACCACGACCAGCGCGGTGAAGCTGAAGCGACGACCACCCTTCACAACCTTGGCGACGCGGTTGATCGCGACGACGCGCTCGACGTACGCGGTCTTCTCGGCGGCAGCAGCGCCGCCGTCACGGCCCTTCCGGTCCCGCCGCTCGCCGCCACCGGCACCGCTTCCGCGGCGCTGGGGTCCAGCCATTGGAATTACCTCTCTCTGTTTCCGCTAGCTACGGAACCGGCTCAGAACTTCAGGCCGGCTTCGCGGGCGGCGTCCGCCAGGGCGGCGATGCGCCCCGCGTACCTGTTGCCGCCACGGTCGAACACGACAGCCTCGACACCGGCGGCCTTGGCGCGCTCGGCGACGAGCTTGCCGACCTGCTGGGCCTTGGCCGACTTGTCGCCTTCGCCGCCGCGGATGGACGCGTCCAGGGTCGACGCCGACGCCACGGTGTGACCCGCGGTGTCGTCGATGACCTGGGCGGTGATCCCACGGTTGGACCGGGTGACGACCAGGCGCGGACGCTCGGCGGTACCCGAGACCTTCTTGCGGATGCGGATGTGGCGACGCTTCAGGGCAGCACCCTTGTAGGCCTTGCCCTTGGCAATCTTCACGCCGTATGCCATGGCTTACTTACCAGCCTTTCCGACCTTGCGGCGGATGACCTCGCCCGCGTACTTCACGCCCTTGGCCTTGTACGGGTCGGGCTTGCGCAGCTTGCGGATGTTCGCGGCGACCTCGCCGACCTTCTGCTTGTCGATGCCCTCGACCGAGAACTTGGTCGGCGACTCGACCTTGAACGAGATGCCCTCGGGCGCCTCGACGAGGATCGGGTGGCTGTAGCCGAGCTGGAACTCCAGGTTGGAGCCCTTCGCGGCGACGCGGTAACCGACACCGCTGATCTCGAGCGCCTTCGTGTACCCCTGGGTCACACCGGTGATCATGTTGGCCACCAGCGTGCGGGACAGGCCGTGCAGGGCCTTGTTCTGACGCTCGTCGTTGGGGCGGGTGACGCTCAGCACGCCGTCCTCACCCTTGACGATCTCGATCGGCGCGGCGACGGTGTGGGTCAGGGTGCCCTTGGGGCCCTTCACCTGGACCGTACGGCCATCGATGGTGACGTCCACGCCGGCGGGAACCGTGATGGGGAGCTTGCCGATACGCGACATTGGCTTTTCCTCCGTTCCCGACTACCAGACGTAGGCGAGGACTTCCCCACCCACGCCCTTCTTCTGCGCCTGCTGGCCGGTCAGGAGGCCGTGCGACGTGGAGATGATCGCCACGCCGAGACCGCCGAGGACCTTCGGCAGGTTGGTGGACTTCGCGTAGACCCGGAGACCGGGCTTCGAGATCCGCTTGATGCCCGCGATGGAGCGCTCGCGGTTCGGGCCGAACTTCAGCTCGAGGACGAGGTTCTTGCCGACCTCGGCGTCCTCGACCTTCCAGCCCGTGATGAAGCCCTCCTGCTTGAGGATCTCCGCGATGTGGGACTTGATCTTGCTGTGCGGCATCGTCACGGAGTCGTGGTACGCCGAGTTCGCGTTCCGCAGACGCGTAAGCATGTCTGCGATCGGATCAGTCATGGTCATGAATTGGCCTTCGGCCTCTCTCGCCGGGGTTTCCTGTATGCGCCATCCCTCTCCCCGCTCATGGGCGGGACGGGTGCGGTGCGGGGACCTACGGCGTAGTAAGCGTTATCTAGCGGGCTCGGCCCGCGGGCGTCCGGGCGGCAGGCGCCCAACCCCACAAGCCTACGGCATGTGGAGGAGGGCCCCTGCCGGCCGGTCTGCTTACCGAGAGCCCGGCGTCAACCCAACTGGGCTGACTACCAGGAGCTCTTGGTCACGCCCGGCAGCTCGCCGCGGTGAGCCATCTCACGGAGGCACACGCGGCACAGGCCGAACTTGCGGTAGACGGAGTGGGGCCGGCCGCAGCGCTGGCAGCGGGTGTACGCGCGCACACCGAACTTCGGCTTGCGGGCGGCCTTAGCGATCAGAGCCTTCTTCGCCACGGTCAGTTCTCCTTGAACGGGAAGCCGAGGTGACGGAGGAGGGCACGACCCTCGTCGTCGTTGGTCGCCGTGGTGACCACGGTGATGTCCATGCCCCGGACCCGGTCGATCTTGTCCTGGTCGATCTCGTGGAACATGACCTGCTCCGTGAGACCGAAGGTGTAGTTGCCACGGCCGTCGAACTGCTTCGGGGACAGACCGCGGAAGTCGCGGATGCGCGGCAGCGCGAGCGACAGGGTGCGGTCGAGGAACTCCCACATGCGGTCGCCACGGAGCGTGACGTGGGCACCGATCGGCTGACCCTCGCGCAGCTTGAACTGCGCGATGGACTTGCGGGCCTTGGTGACGGCCGGCTTCTGACCGGTGATCGTGGTGAGGTCGCGGATGGCGCCCTCGATCAGCTTGGAGTCGCGGGCGGCGTCGCCCACACCCATGTTGACCACGATCTTGACGAGGCCCGGAACCTGCATGACGTTCTCGTACTTGAACTCGTCACGCAGCTTGCCGACGATCTCCTCGCGGTACTTCGTCTTGAGACGCGGGGTCGTGGTGGTAGCCATCAGATGTCCTCACCCGTCCGCTTGGCAACGCGGATCTTGTTGCCGTTCTCGTCGAAGCGGTAACCGACGCGGGTCACGACCTTCTTGCCGTCCTTCTCCACGACGAGCTGGACGTTGCTCACGTGGATGGGGGCTTCGACCGTGACGATGCCGCCGGCCTGCGAGGCGCGGCCCGGCTGGTTCGCCTTGGTGTGCTTCTTGACCCGGTTGACACCCTCGACCAGGACGCGGTCCTCACGGGGGAAGGCCGCGATGACCTTGCCCTGCTTGCCCTTGTCCTTGCCGGTGATGACCTGGACCAGGTCACCCTTCTTGATCTTCATGCTTACAGCACCTCCGGCGCGAGCGAGATGATCTTCATGAACTTCTTCTCGCGCAGCTCACGGCCGACCGGGCCGAAGATACGGGTGCCGCGAGGGTCGCCGTCGTTCTTCAGAATGACGGCGGCGTTCTCGTCGAAGCGGATGTACGAGCCGTCCTGGCGGCGGCGCTCCTTGACGGTGCGAACGATGACCGCCTTGACGACGTCACCCTTCTTCACGTTGCCACCGGGGATCGCGTCCTTGACGGTGGCGACGATGACGTCACCGATGCCCGCGTAGCGGCGACCGGAGCCACCGAGCACACGGATGCAAAGGATCTCCTTCGCACCAGTGTTGTCGGCGACACGCAGTCGCGACTCCTGCTGGATCACGTCTATCTCCTGATTGTCTGCCGGTTCCCGGCGCCCGTGGGCGGACCCACGGGGCGCCGAGCCTGGCGGAACGAACCTGAAGGGTTACCCCTTCAAGTGCTTACTTGGCCTTCTCGAGGATCTCGACGACGCGCCAGCGCTTCGTCGCGGACAGCGGCCGGGTCTCCATGAGGAGGACGCGGTCGCCGACACCCGCGGCGTTCTGCTCGTCGTGCGCCTTGAGCTTGTTGGTACGGCGGATGACCTTGCCGTACAGGGCGTGCTTGACGCGGTCCTCGACGGCGACGACGACGGTCTTGTCCATCTTGTCGCTGACGACGTAACCCTCGCGGGTCTTGCGGAAGCCGCGTGCTTCGGCGGTGTTCTCAGTCACGTTGTTCTCGCTCATCAGGCGCTCTCCACCGTCTCGATGCCGAGCTCACGCTCACGCATGAGGGTGTAGATCCGGGCGATGTCCTTGCGGACGGCCTTCAGCCGGCCGTGGTTCTCGAGCTGCCCGGTCGCCGCCTGGAAGCGGAGGTTGAACAGCTCTTCCTTGGCCTCGCGGAGCTTGCCGACAAGCTCCTCGTTGCTCAGCTCGCGCAGCTCGGACGCCTTGGTACCGGCCGACATCACGCCTCACCTGCCTCGCGCCGAACGATCCGGCACTTCATCGGAAGCTTGTGAGCAGCGCGGGTAAGCGCCTCACGCGCAATCTTCTCGTTCGGGTAGGACAGCTCGAACATCACCCGACCGGGCTTGACGTTCGCGACCCACCACTCCGGGGAACCCTTACCGGAACCCATGCGGGTCTCGGCGGGCTTCTTGGTCAGCGGACGGTCCGGGTAGATGTTGATCCAGACCTTGCCGCCACGCTTGATGTGGCGGGTCATCGCGATACAGGCCGCCTCGATCTGGCGGTTGGTCACGTACGCCGGAGTCAGGGCCTGGATGCCGTACTCGCCGAACGCAACCTGCGTACCACCCTTGGACATACCGCTGCGCTTCGGGTGGTGCTGCTTGCGGTGCTTGACCCTACGGGGGATCAGCATGTCGGTCAGGCCTCCGTTCCGGTGCTCTCAGCCGGAGCAGCGGCAGCGGCCTCGGCCTTGGGGGCCTCGGCAGCGGCGTTCTGCTGCGGCTTGCGGCCGCGACCGCCGCGCTCGCCACGGCCACCGCCGCGGGCCGGGCGGTCGGCACCGCCGCGGGCCGGACGGTTGCCGGCGCGGGCGGCGGCGTTCTCGGCGCGAACCTCGGCGATGTTCTTGACGTCGCCCTTGTAGATCCAGACCTTCACGCCGATGCGGCCGAAGGTGGTCTTGGCCTCGAAGAAGCCGTACTCGACGTTCGCGCGGAGCGTGTGCAGCGGCACACGGCCCTCGCGGTAGAACTCCGAGCGGGACATCTCGGCGCCGCCGAGGCGGCCGCCGCACTGGATCTTGATGCCCTTGGCGCCCGCCTTCATCGCCGACTGCATGCTCTTGCGCATGGCGCGGCGGAAGGAGACGCGGGAGGACAGCTGCTCGGCCACGGCCTGGGCCACGAGCTGAGCGTCGACCTCGGGGTTCTTGACCTCGAGGATGTTCAGCTGGACCTGCTTGCCGGTGAGCTTCTCCAGGTCGCCGCGGATGCGGTCGGCCTCGGCGCCGCGGCGGCCGATGACGATGCCCGGGCGGGCCGTGTGGATGTCCACGCGGACGCGGTCGCGGGTGCGCTCGATCTCGACCTTGGAGATGCCGGCGCGCTCCATGCCGGACGTCATCATCCGACGGATGGCGACGTCTTCCTTGACGTAGTCCTTGTACAGCTTGTCGGCGTACCAGCGCGACTTGAAGTCGGTGGTGATGCCGAGCCGGAACCCGTGCGGGTTTACCTTCTGGCCCATTACCGGGTTCCTTCCTTGCTGCTGACGACCACGGTGATGTGGCTGGTCCGCTTACGGATCCGGTAGGCACGGCCCTGGGCGCGCGGCCGGAACCGCTTCAGGGTCGGGCCCTCGTCCACGTACGCCTCGCTGATGTACAGCGACGAGGCGTCCGTCTGGTCGTAGTTGTGCGCGGCGTTCGCGATGGCGCTGTCCAGCACCTTCTTGACCGGCACGCTCGCGGCCTGCGGGGCGAAACGCAGGACCGCCTGAGCCTCCGTGGCGTCCATGCCACGGATGAGGTCCACCACGCGGCGGGCCTTCATGGGCGTGACGCGGATGTACCGCGCCTGGGCCCTGGCTTCCATGGTTGTCCCTTCAGTGTCTGACACGTTCGTCATGGTCTTTCACCCCGCTGGTCAGCGGCGCTTCGACTTCCGGTCTTCCTTGACGTGACCCCGGAAGGTGCGCGTCGGCGAGAACTCGCCGAGCTTGTGGCCGACCATCGACTCGGTGACGAACACCGGGATGTGGGTCTTGCCGTTGTGCACCGCGATCGTGTGGCCGAGCATGGCCGGGACGATCATCGAGCGACGGGACCAGGTCTTGATGACGTTCTTGGTGCCGGCTTCGTTCTGGGCGTCCACCTTCTTGATCAGGTGGTCGTCGACGAAGGGCCCCTTCTTGAGACTGCGCGGCATCTGTGAACCCGCTCCTAGCGCTTCTTGTTCGTCTTGCGGCGGCGGACGATGTACTTGTTGCTCGCCTTCTTGGGAGAACGAGTACGACCCTCCTTCTGACCCCACGGGGAGACCGGGTGGCGACCACCGGAGGTCTTGCCCTCACCACCACCGTGCGGGTGGTCAACCGGGTTCATCGCCACACCGCGGA from Streptomyces sp. MRC013 includes the following:
- the rpsQ gene encoding 30S ribosomal protein S17, which translates into the protein MSENNVTENTAEARGFRKTREGYVVSDKMDKTVVVAVEDRVKHALYGKVIRRTNKLKAHDEQNAAGVGDRVLLMETRPLSATKRWRVVEILEKAK
- the rplV gene encoding 50S ribosomal protein L22, with translation MEARAQARYIRVTPMKARRVVDLIRGMDATEAQAVLRFAPQAASVPVKKVLDSAIANAAHNYDQTDASSLYISEAYVDEGPTLKRFRPRAQGRAYRIRKRTSHITVVVSSKEGTR
- the rplF gene encoding 50S ribosomal protein L6, with translation MSRIGKLPITVPAGVDVTIDGRTVQVKGPKGTLTHTVAAPIEIVKGEDGVLSVTRPNDERQNKALHGLSRTLVANMITGVTQGYTKALEISGVGYRVAAKGSNLEFQLGYSHPILVEAPEGISFKVESPTKFSVEGIDKQKVGEVAANIRKLRKPDPYKAKGVKYAGEVIRRKVGKAGK
- the rplR gene encoding 50S ribosomal protein L18; the protein is MAYGVKIAKGKAYKGAALKRRHIRIRKKVSGTAERPRLVVTRSNRGITAQVIDDTAGHTVASASTLDASIRGGEGDKSAKAQQVGKLVAERAKAAGVEAVVFDRGGNRYAGRIAALADAAREAGLKF
- the rpsS gene encoding 30S ribosomal protein S19, coding for MPRSLKKGPFVDDHLIKKVDAQNEAGTKNVIKTWSRRSMIVPAMLGHTIAVHNGKTHIPVFVTESMVGHKLGEFSPTRTFRGHVKEDRKSKRR
- the rpsH gene encoding 30S ribosomal protein S8, yielding MTMTDPIADMLTRLRNANSAYHDSVTMPHSKIKSHIAEILKQEGFITGWKVEDAEVGKNLVLELKFGPNRERSIAGIKRISKPGLRVYAKSTNLPKVLGGLGVAIISTSHGLLTGQQAQKKGVGGEVLAYVW
- the rplE gene encoding 50S ribosomal protein L5; protein product: MATTTTPRLKTKYREEIVGKLRDEFKYENVMQVPGLVKIVVNMGVGDAARDSKLIEGAIRDLTTITGQKPAVTKARKSIAQFKLREGQPIGAHVTLRGDRMWEFLDRTLSLALPRIRDFRGLSPKQFDGRGNYTFGLTEQVMFHEIDQDKIDRVRGMDITVVTTATNDDEGRALLRHLGFPFKEN
- the rplX gene encoding 50S ribosomal protein L24, encoding MKIKKGDLVQVITGKDKGKQGKVIAAFPREDRVLVEGVNRVKKHTKANQPGRASQAGGIVTVEAPIHVSNVQLVVEKDGKKVVTRVGYRFDENGNKIRVAKRTGEDI
- the rplP gene encoding 50S ribosomal protein L16, whose product is MLIPRRVKHRKQHHPKRSGMSKGGTQVAFGEYGIQALTPAYVTNRQIEAACIAMTRHIKRGGKVWINIYPDRPLTKKPAETRMGSGKGSPEWWVANVKPGRVMFELSYPNEKIAREALTRAAHKLPMKCRIVRREAGEA
- a CDS encoding type Z 30S ribosomal protein S14 yields the protein MAKKALIAKAARKPKFGVRAYTRCQRCGRPHSVYRKFGLCRVCLREMAHRGELPGVTKSSW
- the rpmC gene encoding 50S ribosomal protein L29, with the translated sequence MSAGTKASELRELSNEELVGKLREAKEELFNLRFQAATGQLENHGRLKAVRKDIARIYTLMRERELGIETVESA
- the rpsE gene encoding 30S ribosomal protein S5; translated protein: MAGPQRRGSGAGGGERRDRKGRDGGAAAAEKTAYVERVVAINRVAKVVKGGRRFSFTALVVVGDGDGTVGVGYGKAKEVPAAIAKGVEEAKKHFFKVPRIQGTIPHPIQGEKAAGVVLLKPASPGTGVIAGGPVRAVLECAGVHDILSKSLGSDNAINIVHATVEALKGLQRPEEIAARRGLPLEDVAPAALLRARAGVGA
- the rplN gene encoding 50S ribosomal protein L14, producing the protein MIQQESRLRVADNTGAKEILCIRVLGGSGRRYAGIGDVIVATVKDAIPGGNVKKGDVVKAVIVRTVKERRRQDGSYIRFDENAAVILKNDGDPRGTRIFGPVGRELREKKFMKIISLAPEVL
- the rpmD gene encoding 50S ribosomal protein L30 — translated: MARLKITQTKSYIGSKQNHRDTLRSLGLKRLNDVVVKEDRPEFRGMVHTVRHLVTVEEVD
- the rpsC gene encoding 30S ribosomal protein S3 yields the protein MGQKVNPHGFRLGITTDFKSRWYADKLYKDYVKEDVAIRRMMTSGMERAGISKVEIERTRDRVRVDIHTARPGIVIGRRGAEADRIRGDLEKLTGKQVQLNILEVKNPEVDAQLVAQAVAEQLSSRVSFRRAMRKSMQSAMKAGAKGIKIQCGGRLGGAEMSRSEFYREGRVPLHTLRANVEYGFFEAKTTFGRIGVKVWIYKGDVKNIAEVRAENAAARAGNRPARGGADRPARGGGRGERGGRGRKPQQNAAAEAPKAEAAAAAPAESTGTEA